The sequence GGGAACCACGCACGACCGGGCGTTACGGCGGCACCTATCCCCTGAAGGGCGTGTGGGATCCGCTGCCGGTGACGCCGCCCGCCTTCCCCGGTCCCCGGATCGCGCTGGAGCCTCCGGACCTGGACGCGATCGCGAAGACCGAGCCCGGTCTCACCGAGGTGCTGGAGGGCCGCCGCTCGATCCGCGAGCACGACGCCGCCGCCCCGATCACCCGGGACCGCCTGGGCGAGCTGCTCTACCGGACGATGCGCCAGCGGCGCACGTTCACCGGTGAGGACGGCCAGGAGCTGGCCGACCGGCCCTATCCGTCCGGAGGCGCCGTCCACGAGCTGGAGGTCTACCCCCTCGTCGTCTCCTGCGAGGGCCTGGAGCCCGGCCTGTGGCACTACGCCGCCGACGCGCACGCGCTGGAACGGGTGGCCGATCCCGGCCCGGCGACCCGGACCCTGCTCGACCGGGCCAGGTCGGCGGCCATGATGACCGAGGACCCGCAGATCCTGCTGATCATCACCGCCCGCTTCGGCCGGGTGATGTGGAAGTACGAGACCATCGCGTACTCGCTGATCCTCAAGCACGTCGGCGTGCTGTACCAGACCTTCTACCTGGTGGCCACGGCCATGGGCCTGGCGGTCTGCGGGCTCGGCGGCGGGGACGCGGCGGAGTTCGCCGCGGCCGGCGGCCTCGACCCGCACGCGGAGGGCAGCGTGGGCGAGCTCGTGCTCGGCAGCAGGCCGGGTGCCGCGGCGGGGACGCCGCCGGAGTGGCCGACGGGGGTGCCGTCGTGAAGTTCCGGTACAAGGCCCTGCAGCGCATGCGGGAGCCGGACGAGCTCGACTCCCCGACCCTGCTCGCCTCTCCGCGCGGCTGGATCGCCACGTTCGTCGTGCTGATCGTGGTCGTCGCCGCGGGGGCGTGGTCGTTCGTCGGCCGGTTGCCGGTCACCGTCACCGCCAAGGGGCTGCTGACCCGTCCGGCGGGCACCGCGGAGCTGCAGAGCCCCTACACCGGCACCGTGCGGACCATGATGGTGAGCCCCGGCCTGCGGGTGGTGCGCGGTCAGGCGGTCGCGGAGGTCCTGCGGGCCGACGGCACCGTGCGCACCGTGAGCAGCCCGTTCACCGGGGAGGTCGTCACCACGTCGGCGAGGGCGGGCGCGATGGTCCGCGAGGGCGACGGGCTGCTCGCGATGGAGCGGACCGACGATCCCCACGACCGCATGGTCGCGATGCTGTTCGTGCCCGGCGACCACGCGCTCGGCATCGCCCCCGGCCGTACGGTCGACCTCGCGGTCGCCGACGCCCCGCCCGGCGTGTTCGGGCTGCTGCGCGGCACGGTGACCTCGATCAGCCCCTATCCGCTGATGGCGGAGGGCGTCGCCGGCC comes from Microbispora sp. ZYX-F-249 and encodes:
- a CDS encoding HlyD family efflux transporter periplasmic adaptor subunit, coding for MKFRYKALQRMREPDELDSPTLLASPRGWIATFVVLIVVVAAGAWSFVGRLPVTVTAKGLLTRPAGTAELQSPYTGTVRTMMVSPGLRVVRGQAVAEVLRADGTVRTVSSPFTGEVVTTSARAGAMVREGDGLLAMERTDDPHDRMVAMLFVPGDHALGIAPGRTVDLAVADAPPGVFGLLRGTVTSISPYPLMAEGVAGLVGGDLAARGYVTAQPPRLVIVDLLPDAATPSGYSWTTETGPPAKLRSQVTVTGTVTLSSQTPFNLLLGR
- a CDS encoding SagB/ThcOx family dehydrogenase codes for the protein MHTVRVRLRRDAGLSEPGGTPGAVTLATPFGPAALRGLPAGAVAALRALADGGASEEELAGIVTGHDGEGGLLRWHLLLRKLSAGALLERAVLLVPPGGKVVPSGGEMVPSGGEMVPSGDEPVAVLRPYGGGPLRPAAPLAADARVRLSRFAVAAPEDGRLVVRAPRSPLGVELAPAAAPLLGLLADWTTPAALACPGLPAETTAAVLGLFADAGLLVRPTPEGEDPERGAAPLAQWSPADLWLHTRTREPRTTGRYGGTYPLKGVWDPLPVTPPAFPGPRIALEPPDLDAIAKTEPGLTEVLEGRRSIREHDAAAPITRDRLGELLYRTMRQRRTFTGEDGQELADRPYPSGGAVHELEVYPLVVSCEGLEPGLWHYAADAHALERVADPGPATRTLLDRARSAAMMTEDPQILLIITARFGRVMWKYETIAYSLILKHVGVLYQTFYLVATAMGLAVCGLGGGDAAEFAAAGGLDPHAEGSVGELVLGSRPGAAAGTPPEWPTGVPS